In Methylotenera mobilis JLW8, the following are encoded in one genomic region:
- a CDS encoding pilus assembly protein PilM: MKFSFFTESVPPLVGIDISSTSVKMVELISDGRGGYKLENYSISPLAKDAISDGNVGDLEKVADAIKLGWKLLGSREKRVALALPSSAVIAKKVIMSADLREEDMEVQVEAEANQYIPFSLDEVNIDFQVLGPTPNNSDEVEVLIAAARKEKIEDRVAAAEGAGLKVIVMDVESYATEAAYTLVSSQLPNAGREQTVMIVDVGATMMHINVLHNNVPIYAREQSFGGAQLTQEIQRRFGLSQEEAEIAKRKGGLPESYEGEVLQPFVQLLAMEVARALQFFTSSTQYNRVDHIVLAGGCASIAEIAITVQDRTQVNTIVANPFHSMATSAKVRAQQAATDAPALLIACGLAMRGFAI; this comes from the coding sequence TTGAAATTCAGCTTTTTTACAGAATCGGTACCCCCGCTAGTCGGCATAGATATAAGCTCAACCTCGGTAAAAATGGTTGAGCTTATTAGTGATGGGCGTGGAGGTTACAAACTTGAGAACTATTCAATCTCCCCTTTGGCTAAAGATGCCATCTCTGACGGCAATGTAGGTGATCTTGAAAAGGTCGCTGATGCAATCAAGCTAGGGTGGAAGCTGCTAGGCTCGCGTGAGAAGCGAGTTGCATTGGCGTTGCCTTCATCCGCAGTTATCGCCAAAAAAGTAATTATGTCTGCTGACTTGCGTGAAGAAGACATGGAAGTGCAAGTTGAAGCTGAGGCCAATCAATACATTCCCTTTTCACTCGATGAGGTGAATATTGACTTCCAAGTACTTGGCCCCACCCCCAATAATTCAGATGAAGTTGAAGTGCTCATCGCTGCTGCGCGCAAAGAAAAAATTGAAGACCGCGTTGCTGCAGCTGAAGGCGCAGGGCTAAAAGTGATAGTAATGGATGTCGAGTCTTACGCAACAGAGGCTGCGTATACACTAGTCTCAAGTCAGTTGCCTAATGCGGGGCGAGAGCAGACGGTGATGATTGTGGATGTGGGTGCGACAATGATGCATATTAATGTGCTGCATAATAACGTGCCTATCTATGCCCGTGAGCAAAGTTTTGGCGGTGCTCAGTTAACGCAAGAAATTCAGCGCCGCTTTGGTTTGTCGCAAGAAGAAGCCGAAATCGCTAAACGTAAAGGCGGCCTACCAGAGAGTTATGAAGGGGAGGTGCTGCAGCCTTTTGTGCAATTGCTGGCGATGGAAGTGGCAAGAGCGTTACAGTTCTTTACAAGCTCTACGCAATACAATCGTGTTGACCATATTGTGTTAGCAGGAGGCTGTGCCTCTATTGCAGAGATTGCCATAACGGTACAGGACCGCACTCAGGTTAATACCATTGTCGCTAATCCATTTCATAGTATGGCGACAAGTGCCAAAGTGCGGGCGCAGCAAGCCGCAACAGATGCTCCTGCGTTATTAATTGCTTGCGGCCTTGCTATGCGGGGGTTCGCAATATGA
- a CDS encoding penicillin-binding protein 1A codes for MTPNKWWHYLLLTVIVSTLSAIAFIGIAVAIIYPSLPSLETLTDYRPKLPLRVYSEDGYLIEEFGEERRAYVKIEDVPKNMKDAVLAIEDRRFYQHGGIDTKGILRAIKNNITGVSHEGASTITMQVAKNFFTKPNGKRTLATKINEALLAIKIENNLSKDKILELYINQIYLGQRSYGFAAAAQVYFGKPLEKLNLAETAMLAGLPKAPSGYNPYLHPKRAIARQMEVLRDMQRYGFIEESVYKKALNQPLRFKASRQARDLSADYVAEMVRESLYATYQDEIYSSGLKVYTTVRKTNQEAANNALRDGILDYDARQGYRGPEKMLNLNSAVSEVDKEEITEALSDIDVSNGLIPAAITKISEKSITVHTKYGDDVEISGKGLALIQNTLNEKKPEKRLLRIGAVIRILNNAPSTPTGQWRVVQVPQVESALISIDPETGAIRALVGGFDFNRNKFNHATQAWRQPGSSFKPFIYSAALEKGYTPATIVEDAPLSFSSEETGNKEWTPQNYDATFDGPIRLRQALAKSKNMVAIRVLDSIGPSYAQDYITRFGFAAKNHPAYMTMALGAGSATPMQMANAYAVFANGGYRVNPYLITKIVDQNGKVISQSKFVTAKVDAPRVIDARNAFIMNSMMQDVVRYGTAAKASQLGRGDLAGKTGTTNDHYDAWFTGYSPKLVAVTWVGFDKPRRLGRNETGGSTALPIWIKYMASALRNVPETDMPIPDGVMALRIDPTTGIRADNDENGIYEYFYHENPPPEVETELPGMQDGGEAVPLSQPQQILQPNITMLPRNSAPRAQDQAARPKENSAGATAKPADTAKTDQAQQLLSPH; via the coding sequence ATGACTCCAAATAAATGGTGGCACTATCTTTTGTTAACCGTAATTGTTAGCACGTTATCTGCCATTGCTTTTATAGGGATTGCCGTTGCAATCATTTATCCGAGCCTACCCTCGCTAGAAACGCTTACCGATTACCGCCCGAAACTACCGTTAAGAGTTTACTCTGAAGATGGTTATTTAATTGAGGAGTTTGGTGAAGAACGACGCGCTTACGTCAAAATCGAAGATGTGCCAAAAAACATGAAAGATGCGGTACTCGCGATTGAAGACCGCCGCTTTTATCAGCACGGCGGCATTGACACCAAAGGCATTCTGCGTGCGATTAAGAACAATATCACGGGCGTGAGTCATGAGGGTGCCAGCACAATTACCATGCAGGTTGCCAAGAACTTCTTCACCAAGCCCAATGGCAAACGCACACTAGCGACAAAAATCAACGAGGCCTTGCTCGCTATCAAAATCGAGAACAATTTAAGTAAAGATAAGATTCTTGAGCTTTATATCAACCAAATCTACCTAGGCCAGCGCTCTTACGGCTTTGCCGCGGCAGCGCAAGTTTATTTTGGCAAGCCTCTAGAGAAACTAAACCTAGCGGAAACCGCCATGCTCGCAGGCCTACCGAAGGCGCCGTCTGGCTACAACCCTTATCTACACCCTAAGCGGGCCATTGCACGCCAAATGGAAGTGTTGCGCGACATGCAGCGCTACGGCTTTATTGAAGAATCCGTTTATAAAAAGGCCCTAAATCAACCGCTTAGATTTAAAGCATCAAGACAGGCGCGTGACCTATCTGCTGACTACGTTGCAGAAATGGTGAGAGAAAGCTTATACGCAACCTATCAAGATGAAATTTACAGCAGCGGCCTAAAGGTCTACACCACCGTGCGTAAAACCAATCAAGAAGCCGCCAATAACGCGCTTAGAGATGGCATCCTGGACTACGATGCACGCCAAGGCTACCGCGGACCGGAAAAAATGCTCAATCTTAACTCGGCAGTGAGCGAAGTAGATAAAGAGGAAATTACAGAAGCACTCAGCGACATCGATGTCTCTAACGGCTTAATTCCGGCTGCAATTACCAAAATTTCTGAAAAATCCATTACCGTACACACAAAATACGGGGATGACGTTGAAATCAGCGGCAAAGGTTTGGCACTGATTCAAAACACGCTGAATGAGAAAAAACCAGAGAAGCGCCTGTTAAGGATAGGCGCGGTAATTCGCATTCTAAACAACGCGCCATCCACCCCAACGGGTCAATGGCGTGTGGTTCAAGTACCACAGGTGGAATCTGCACTTATCTCAATAGACCCTGAAACTGGTGCAATTCGCGCGCTGGTAGGCGGCTTTGACTTTAACCGTAACAAATTCAACCATGCTACCCAAGCGTGGCGTCAACCAGGCTCCAGCTTCAAACCTTTTATCTACTCTGCCGCTTTAGAAAAAGGTTACACACCAGCCACCATTGTGGAAGATGCGCCACTGAGCTTCTCATCTGAAGAGACTGGTAATAAAGAATGGACGCCACAAAACTATGACGCCACATTTGATGGCCCAATCAGATTAAGGCAAGCCTTAGCCAAATCAAAAAACATGGTGGCAATACGTGTGCTGGATAGTATTGGCCCAAGCTACGCACAAGACTACATCACGCGCTTTGGATTTGCAGCGAAGAACCATCCAGCCTATATGACGATGGCACTAGGTGCTGGCTCAGCAACACCGATGCAAATGGCTAACGCTTACGCGGTATTTGCCAATGGCGGCTACCGGGTTAACCCTTATTTGATCACCAAAATTGTTGACCAAAACGGTAAAGTCATCAGTCAAAGTAAATTCGTCACGGCTAAAGTCGATGCGCCGCGCGTCATTGATGCACGTAACGCTTTCATTATGAACTCTATGATGCAAGATGTGGTGCGATACGGCACAGCAGCCAAAGCCTCCCAGCTTGGCCGCGGTGACTTGGCAGGTAAAACCGGTACCACCAACGACCATTATGATGCATGGTTTACCGGCTATAGCCCTAAACTGGTCGCAGTGACATGGGTGGGCTTCGACAAGCCTAGGCGCTTAGGCCGCAACGAAACCGGCGGCTCCACCGCTCTGCCCATTTGGATTAAATACATGGCGAGTGCTCTGAGAAATGTGCCTGAAACCGACATGCCGATACCAGATGGGGTGATGGCGCTGCGCATAGACCCAACCACAGGTATCCGCGCCGACAATGACGAGAACGGTATTTACGAGTACTTTTATCATGAGAACCCACCACCCGAGGTGGAAACCGAGTTACCG